The following proteins come from a genomic window of Leucoraja erinacea ecotype New England chromosome 1, Leri_hhj_1, whole genome shotgun sequence:
- the LOC129695252 gene encoding uncharacterized protein LOC129695252 encodes MAERLVQRAGIQVSGSLGLLLGKVGPVQKGWVALEPEGDQYPGGEICKGYWGDFKLEWLGRGTQIEKISRQNGRQEAEKGSTRTQEEKEEKGNKQRIRGGGFLKCAYFNARSMVRKVDELRVWIDTWKYDVVAIIETWLQEGCDWKLNIPGFRCFRCDRIGGARGGGVALLVREDIPAVLWQDRLEGSSREAIWVELRSGKGVATLIGVYYRPPNGDRELEEQICKEIADISNKHKVVIVGDFNFPHIDWETHSVNGLDGLEFVKCVQDSFLQQYIEVPTRGGAVLDLLLGNETGQVAEVCVGEHFGSSDHNTISFNIIMERVRTGPRVEIFDWRKANFDEMRNDLKGVNWDILFYGKDVEEKWRTFKGEILRVQNLYVPVRLKGNCKNWNEPWFSREIGPCSEKEGDLQ; translated from the coding sequence atggctgaaagactggtgcagagagcagggattcaagtttctgggtcattgggacttcttttggggaaggtgggacctgtacagaaaggatgggttgcacttgaacccgagggggaccaatatcctggcggggaaatttgcaaaggctactggggagactttaaactagaatggttggggcgagggactcaaatagagaaaattagtagacagaatgggaggcaggaagcagaaaagggaagcactcggacacaagaggagaaagaagaaaaaggaaataaacagagaataagaggcggggggtttcttaaatgtgcatattttaatgctaggagcatggtaagaaaagtggatgagcttagagtctggatagacacctggaagtatgatgttgtggcgatcattgaaacatggttgcaggagggctgtgattggaaactaaatattccaggatttcgttgcttcaggtgtgatagaattggaggggcaagaggtggaggtgttgcattgcttgtcagggaagatattccagcagtgctttggcaggatagattggagggctcatctagggaggctatttgggtggaactgagaagtgggaaaggtgtagcaacacttataggggtgtattatagaccgccaaatggggatcgagaattggaagagcaaatatgtaaggagatagcagatattagtaataagcacaaggtagtgattgtgggagatttcaactttccacacatagactgggaaacacattctgtaaatgggctggatggtttggagtttgtaaaatgtgtgcaggatagttttttgcagcaatacatagaggtacctactagaggaggggcagtgctggacctcctgttaggaaatgagacgggacaggtggcggaggtatgcgttggggagcacttcgggtccagtgatcacaataccattagtttcaatataattatggagagggtcagaactggacctagggttgagatttttgattggagaaaggctaactttgatgagatgcgaaatgatttaaaaggagtgaactgggacattttgttttatgggaaggatgtagaagagaaatggaggacatttaaaggggaaattttaagagtacagaatctttatgttcctgttcggttgaaaggaaactgtAAAAATTGGAacgagccctggttttcaagggaaattggaccttgttcggaaaaagagggagatctacaataa